Proteins from a genomic interval of Diceros bicornis minor isolate mBicDic1 chromosome 34, mDicBic1.mat.cur, whole genome shotgun sequence:
- the PVR gene encoding poliovirus receptor produces the protein MAGATLSAWPQLLLSLLSVSWAPLGAGTATVDVLAPAQVRGFLGATAQLPCRLQPPERDVRVTQVTWTRQARPGAPSVAVFHPAQGPSFAKPGRLEFVAARPGEELRDASLAVRELRAEDEDNYTCQFALFPQGSRSARTWLRVLAQPQNKAEPLEVPLSPRLSPEPVPVARCVSTGGRPPAHISWSSCLNEKANESQVPGPLPGTVTVISLLTLTPSSQEDGKNVTCRVEHESFEEPRLLPVILQVRYPPEVSISGYDDNWYLGRSEATLNCDVRSNPAPTGYDWNTTKGPLPPSAVAQGHQLLIHTVDSLINTTFICHVTNDLGTSQAELTVLVREGPPREQSQSIWSLGNIVILTLGILASLVLLGLLVYFLLLRNRRRDNYSPSANKNVYYSVVNRNASSPQDAPTEGTR, from the exons ATGGCCGGAGCCACTCTCTCGGCGTGGCCGCAGCTGCTGCTGTCATTGCTCTCGGTGTCCTGGGCGCCCCTGGGAGCCG GGACCGCGACGGTGGACGTGCTGGCCCCCGCGCAGGTGCGCGGCTTCCTGGGCGCCACCGCGCAGCTGCCGTGCCGCCTGCAGCCTCCGGAGCGGGACGTGCGGGTGACGCAGGTGACGTGGACGCGGCAGGCGCGGCCGGGCGCCCCCAGCGTGGCCGTCTTCCACCCCGCGCAGGGCCCCAGCTTCGCCAAGCCCGGGCGGCTGGAGTTCGTGGCCGCCAGGCCCGGGGAGGAGCTGCGGGACGCGTCGCTGGCCGTGCGGGAGCTGCGCGCGGAGGACGAGGACAATTACACCTGCCAGTTCGCCCTGTTCCCGCAGGGCAGCAGGAGCGCGCGCACCTGGCTCCGCGTGCTCG CGCAGCCCCAGAACAAGGCTGAGCCCCTGGAGGTCCCGCTCAGCCCGAGGCTCAGCCCGGAGCCCGTGCCCGTGGCCCGCTGCGTCTCCACAGGgggccgcccgcccgcccacaTCTCCTGGTCCTCATGCCTCAATGAGAAGGCCAATGAGAGCCAGGTGCCGGGGCCCCTCCCCGGCACGGTCACCGTCATCAGCCTCTTAACCTTGACGCCCTCCAGCCAGGAGGACGGCAAGAATGTCACCTGCCGGGTGGAGCATGAGAGTTTCGAGGAGCCCCGCCTGCTGCCCGTGATCCTCCAAGTGCGCT ACCCCCCTGAGGTCTCCATCTCCGGCTATGATGACAACTGGTATCTTGGCCGTAGTGAGGCCACCCTGAACTGTGACGTCCGCAGCAACCCGGCGCCCACAGGCTATGACTGGAACAC GACCAAAGGTCCCCTGCCACCCTCTGCTGTGGCCCAGGGCCACCAGCTCCTGATCCATACCGTGGACAGTTTGATCAATACGACTTTCATCTGCCATGTCACCAATGACCTAGGGACTAGCCAGGCTGAACTGACCGTCCTGGTCAGAG aAGGACCTCCCAGGGAGCAGTCACAATCAATCTGGTCCCTTGGGAATATCGTCATCCTGACTCTGGGAATCCTGGCTAGTCTGGTCCTGCTGGGCCTCCTGGTTTATTTCCTGCTGCTTAGAAACCGCC